The Blautia pseudococcoides genome segment TATCTGTGCAAGCATACTTTTACTGACACCACTTAATCTTGACAGTTCGTCCATGCTAAGTTTGTTTTCTTCGCGCAGCCTCCGAATGTTTTTAGCGATAATCAAATTCATAGGATCCATAAAAATCTCTCCTCTCTATTGACAATATAATGCACAAGATGTATTATTATATCGTAACAGTGCAATATATTATTCTTTTTGTACTATTATATAGTTTCCAATAAGGATTGTAAAGAGGAGAGTGATCAAAAATGGTACCAAAACTTAATGAGGCACGTGAATTGCTAAGGAACTACGATCAGGGTGATTTCCATTTACTTCAAGGGGAAATTGTATCTGGTATTATGGGGTATTTTTCACGTCAATTTGAGCCTGAAAATGAGGAATATTGGGCGGCTGCCGGAATGTTGCATGACATTGATCTTGAGCTTTATCCAGAGGAACACTGTGCAAAATGTTATGAACTTTTGCGGGAACATGTTGTTGACGAACAGATGATCCATTCTATTGTAAGTCATGGCTATGGCCGGCTGGATTGGGTAACGGTAAAACCGATGGTTCGCCCGTCAAAAAGCCTCTGTGACATGGACGTAGGTTCTATAAAAAAGAAATTCAAGAAAAAAGAGTTTGCCGCCGGGTGTTGTGGCGAGGATATATTGTGCTGATTATTTTTATCAGCGGCTATCTATCATTTTTCAAATAGAAACCTTCCACTTTATGGAGGTATAGGAGGCCCAAATTGTTTTATTTATCCGATTTTCTGATTTATTGTTTTATTACGGCATATACACCCGGAGCTAACAATTTACTATCTATGAGTAATGCAATACGGCTTGGTTTTCGCCGCAGTTTCCGTTTTAATCTTGGAATACTCGCTGGATTTACTATTGTCATGACGGTTTGTTCAATTTTCAGTACAACACTTTTTACCATGCTCCCGAAGGTAAAGATTATTATGCAGGTCTTAGGGGCTGTCTATATGCTTTATCTTGCGTGGAAAGTCTGGAAGAGTTCTATTGATCCGAGTGCTGACAGCGGTAATGCGGCTAGTTTTCTTTCCGGTATGGTATTGCAGTTTGCCAATCCGAAAATTTACATTTATGCAATTACTGCTATGACGCTTTATATTTTGCCCGTTTATCACTCCTTTGGGGCTATCGCTGGGTTTACAATTCTTTTGGCACTGATAGGGGCCTCTGGTTCTTTTGTGTGGGCGCTGTTTGGTTGGTTTTTTTGCAAGTATCTTTCCAAACATACGAAAAGTGTTAATTTTATTATGGCGCTGCTACTTGTCTATTGCGCTATTGCATTATTTCTATAACCAAAATAGCAAGTGTAATAGTCGAATCCTGTCATTTATGCGCTCGTCTGGCTCTGTGCCGTTGGGGCGCTTTTCTTTTCCTACGGTTCAACTTCGAGCCGACTTGGCCTGGGGTTCTTATCAGGCAGGAACGGCCCCGGTGCCGATGCATTCCATCTCACGGGATTCCGCCCTCTGGGTCCAAGAGCCGTCTCTTTACACAATATACCGCTGTATGCCTAATTGTCCATCATAAAAAACAGAAAAGGACATGATCCTTGATCACGTCCTTAAAATAGCACTCAATATATACTGGCTGTTCGGGAAATTCTTATGCGTAATATCCTCCAGACGGATCAAATCCACGTCCAGCCACAATTCTTCAGCAACGATCATAAGATGAGAAAACATGATACCAAAATTAAATTCCTCATATTTGCCCAGGTGGTTCATATTATGCTTCTTGGCAAATACATGGATTCTGTTATCGTAAACCACAAACCGCCATGGCTGACTGTTCAAACTAGACGGCGCCAGGCGCGCGGAATCCAGAAGCTGCTTCATCCACTGCCTGGGAACCTCCTTGTACACACAGAGGTCCTGCAGGTCCATCCGCTTGGCCTCCACGGCCTTTCTGGTATGGCTGCCCCGGCTGTATCCAAACGCCATAAGGATCACAAATTTCAGATTCCCCTTGTGCGGATTCCCTGCCTTTGGCTTCACACCGCTAAAGAAACAGGTTCCCAGACCTTTGGCACACATAAAGAGCGCTAGCTGCTCCATAATATAACCCGCGTTCATCATGGCGCGGTCTTTCTCCTCTGAGTAAAAGGCAATATAGTATGGAGCCTTCACCCCCAGAAGATGTATTCTTTTATTTTGTCCCTTAGTATTATCTATAATAGAAATCTCCGTATGGATACCGGGATTTAACCCTTCAATCTGGCTGTAATACTCTTTGATCTCACTCAGCAGAGCAGCCTTCACCGGCTCCATCTCATAGCTTCGGACTGATTTCCTTGAAAATATCGCTTCGTATAAGTTCATACTCTCACCTTTTAATTTTTCCGTAACAATATTGTAACATATAATTTGGGAATTGCAATGCCTAAATAGAGTGTTTTTCAAATTCTTTTGTATTTTTTTTAAAACCTATTGACAATGGCCCTTCAAACGCGTATTATTGTATTAATCAATTAGTACAGTAATACAGGAGGTGTTACATTATATGTCGTGGAAACTAAATCCAGATCGGCCAGTCTATGTACAACTGATCGAACGTATCACAACGGATATCATCGCCGGCATCTACCCGCCGGGGAGTAAACTTCCATCTGTGCGGGATCTGGCACAGACCGCTGGTGTGAATCCCAACACAATGCAGAAAGCCTTGTCAGAGATGGAACGTACCAATCTGGTATACAGCCAGAGAACCAGCGGAAGATTCATTACGGAGGACCTTAGTATGATAGATGATCTGAAAACAGAACTAGCTTCTGAACAAATCAAAGAGTTTCTTGAAAAAATGGAAAAAATAGGCCTGTCTAAAGAGGACATTATAGGGCTGATCCAAAAAGTGAGCGAGGAGGAGAAAAAATGAGTACGATTTTAGATTGCCGGGGCCTGACAAAACGTTACGGCAATAAACTGGCACTCGACCACATCGACTTATCACTGGAGCGTGGTAAAATTATCGGTCTGCTGGGCCCTAACGGAAGCGGCAAGACCACATTGATCAAACTGCTGAACGGCCTTCTGGTTCCCACGGAAGGCGAAATCTTTATTGACGGCAAGGCACCTGGTGTGGAGACAAAGAAAATAGTATCCTATCTTCCGGAACGCACCTATCTGAACCGTTGGATGAAGGTCTCAGATTTAATATCCTATTTCTGTGACTTTTATGCAGATTTCGACAGGTCCCGGGCTTATGACATGCTGCAGAAGCTGAATATCAATCCTAATGACCGTTTAAGCACCATGTCCAAAGGTACCAAGGAAAAAGTACAGCTCATACTGGTCATGAGCCGCAGAGCCAGCCTGTACTGCCTGGATGAACCCATAGCAGGTGTGGACCCGGCGGCAAGGGATTATATCCTTTCTACCATTATCAACAACTACGATGAAAATGCAACTATCCTTATTTCCACCCATTTGATTTCCGATGTGGAAAACATACTGGATGACGTGATCTTTATTCAGAACGGCCATATCCGTATGCAGGACAGTGTGGACAATATCCGCCAGGCAAAAGGCATTTCTGTGGATAGTCTGTTCCGGGAGGTGTTCAAATGTTAAAGAAACTATTTAAATATGAGTGGAGGTCTGTTTCCACACTACTATTTATTGTACACGGAGCGCTTTTAGTTTATGCACTTATCGGGCGTATGGGATTTCAAATTTATTTTTCAAAATCTCTCTCTGATTCCAGTAACGCCGTCATGGGAATCACAACTATGTTTTATGTGATCGTTTATATTTTGGGAATCATGGCAGTCCTGCTTATGACCATGCTCTATCTGGCTATGCATATACAGAAGAGTTTCTTTTCTGATGAGGGCTACCTGACCCACACGCTTCCGGTAACACCAACACAGCTCTTGCTGTCTAAAATGTTTATATATTGGATCTGGACGATACTTGACATCATTTTTGTAGTTATTTCCATCGGTATCCTGCTGATCAATAAGGAGACCTGGCCTGCTGTCACTTATGCATTGCGGCAAATGTGGCAAAACCTCAGTTCCCTGAGCGGATTTTCAGATATCATGAATACCATTATTTATCTGCTGTCCATTTTCATTGATTTCTTCTGCTTCTCTACAGGGCTGTTGATCTTTGCCATCTGCCTGGGCAGCCAATTTAAGACTCATAAAGTTATGGGGTCTGTACTGTCCTTCTTTGGCATTGTTATTGTAAGCAATATCGTAAATCTTATCATTACCGGAGTCACTCTTCCCGGCGGTATCGGAGCGACCCTAATGGTTACACGTGCCGGTGAGACCGTGGTAAACTATTCTTATATCGCAGAAACCGTATGGTATCTCTTAGCCGGTATTTTCTTCTTCTTTGGCAGCAGATATATCTTGTCAAAAAAACTAAATCTGGAGTAAAATATAAAAAAATGGCGCAGAACCAGTTCCCACGGTTCTG includes the following:
- a CDS encoding GntR family transcriptional regulator; this translates as MSWKLNPDRPVYVQLIERITTDIIAGIYPPGSKLPSVRDLAQTAGVNPNTMQKALSEMERTNLVYSQRTSGRFITEDLSMIDDLKTELASEQIKEFLEKMEKIGLSKEDIIGLIQKVSEEEKK
- a CDS encoding nitroreductase family protein, whose amino-acid sequence is MNLYEAIFSRKSVRSYEMEPVKAALLSEIKEYYSQIEGLNPGIHTEISIIDNTKGQNKRIHLLGVKAPYYIAFYSEEKDRAMMNAGYIMEQLALFMCAKGLGTCFFSGVKPKAGNPHKGNLKFVILMAFGYSRGSHTRKAVEAKRMDLQDLCVYKEVPRQWMKQLLDSARLAPSSLNSQPWRFVVYDNRIHVFAKKHNMNHLGKYEEFNFGIMFSHLMIVAEELWLDVDLIRLEDITHKNFPNSQYILSAILRT
- a CDS encoding LysE family transporter; the protein is MFYLSDFLIYCFITAYTPGANNLLSMSNAIRLGFRRSFRFNLGILAGFTIVMTVCSIFSTTLFTMLPKVKIIMQVLGAVYMLYLAWKVWKSSIDPSADSGNAASFLSGMVLQFANPKIYIYAITAMTLYILPVYHSFGAIAGFTILLALIGASGSFVWALFGWFFCKYLSKHTKSVNFIMALLLVYCAIALFL
- a CDS encoding ABC transporter ATP-binding protein translates to MSTILDCRGLTKRYGNKLALDHIDLSLERGKIIGLLGPNGSGKTTLIKLLNGLLVPTEGEIFIDGKAPGVETKKIVSYLPERTYLNRWMKVSDLISYFCDFYADFDRSRAYDMLQKLNINPNDRLSTMSKGTKEKVQLILVMSRRASLYCLDEPIAGVDPAARDYILSTIINNYDENATILISTHLISDVENILDDVIFIQNGHIRMQDSVDNIRQAKGISVDSLFREVFKC